In a single window of the Candidatus Poribacteria bacterium genome:
- a CDS encoding STAS domain-containing protein, whose product MQVTERRSAGATIVAISGKVVGDSSQELRAYVSRLVERLADERALRLAFDLSDTQFLDSSGLGALVRAQIATAERGGKMVLVNPHEHIRRLLTVARIEHLLPICDGEASALKALAVADGEGDAANPKAGEGSSG is encoded by the coding sequence ATGCAGGTCACCGAGCGTCGGAGCGCGGGTGCCACGATTGTGGCGATCAGCGGCAAGGTGGTCGGCGACAGCAGCCAGGAGCTCCGAGCTTACGTATCACGGCTCGTGGAGCGACTCGCGGACGAACGCGCTCTGAGGCTGGCGTTCGATCTGTCCGATACGCAGTTCCTGGACAGCTCCGGGTTGGGAGCGCTTGTGCGAGCGCAGATCGCAACCGCGGAGCGCGGCGGGAAAATGGTTCTCGTGAATCCGCACGAGCACATCCGGCGGCTCCTGACGGTTGCGCGGATCGAACACCTGCTGCCCATCTGCGACGGCGAAGCCAGCGCGTTGAAGGCGCTCGCCGTGGCGGACGGCGAGGGCGACGCGGCGAACCCGAAGGCGGGAGAGGGGTCGAGTGGCTAA